The Rosa chinensis cultivar Old Blush chromosome 7, RchiOBHm-V2, whole genome shotgun sequence DNA segment ATtatcttcttaaaaaaaaaaaaaccaaaaagagGGATAAACTTAAAACAGTAGAAATAAATCTCAGCAGAGGTGGGTATCTCAGTGGAGCAGCAGAAGTGGGTAAACTTAATTGAATGATGACTGACGAAGTCTTGATTCTTGAAGAAGACCAGATCTGAATCACCTGATGCTGGGTAAATAAGGGATCGCTGGAGTTACCGATCTGGTTCGCGATTGTACCGCGATTCGGGTCGCGCGATCGGGATCGCGGGTCGCCGGCAAACCGAGCGATCCCGGCATCTCTCCTTCTGCAGTAGTCCTTAACTTACTAGCAATGGCTACCGGCGCAATCCAAAAAGTACCCTGCTATTCGTACTCACCATCGTCATCGTCATCGTCAAGACGTTGGACATACGATGTGTTCTTGAGCTTCAGAGGTGAAGACACACGCAAGGGCTTCACGGGCCATCTCCACATGGCGTTGAAAGAGGCCGGAATCAATGCGTTTATTGACGACCAGCTGAGAAGAGGAGAAGATATAACAGCCGAACTGGTGCAGGCAATTGAAGGCTCAAGGATCTCAGTGATCGTCTTCTCACGGAGGTACGCAGATTCCGGTTGGTGTCTTGAGGAGTTGGTGAAGATCATGGAGTGTAGAACAACACTGGGGCAAATGGTGTTGCCGATATTCTATGATGTTGATCCTTCAGTTGTCCGGAGACAGACTGGTATTTTTGCAGATGCGTTTAAAAAACATGAAGAGCGCTTTCGTGAAGATAAAGTCAAGGTACAGAGATGGAGAGATGCTCTCACTGAAGCTGCTAACTTGTCTGGCCATCATCTTGCGGACGGGTAAAAACTATTGACCTCATTTTTTTAccgctttttcttcttctcgtgATTTTTAACATCTCTTTAATCTTTGAGTTTTTTCTATTAAAatctctaaatttactcacttgacctcttaTACTTTTTACATCTCCTATCAAATTtacaaatactaaatttactcaatAAACCTCattaaagttcctcaaataacttcaattatataatttgcaaacaaattgttatttttaaaataaaaaacttagtcattttaatagtttaattactctataaatcttaactatatatacattccttaatcagacatcCTAAAATGAGTATTttaaattgtagaatgagtattttattattaagaaattttatatacacatcctaaaatacttaatacacatctctTTTTTAATACACCACTCAACTGATTTTTCATTCTACCATGTTTCTAAATTCACCACCCAAACTACCTAAAGTCTCCTCAACCTTCTCATACGCATACCTCCATTGAAAAGAAAGAACTCTTTTTCATATATCTAAATGTTGTCAAGATGTGCTTTGCCTTGATATGAGATTACTATGTTTTTATGTTCCTTTCTTTTGATTCGCCATTGTATGCCATGCTCGATCAATTTATTTTTTGCCTATGTCAGACTAATACTACGTATGAACTGGTAAGAACACGAGAATATAGTTGTCCTGTTAATGACCAGCTCTTcaaatttgattttgaatggTAAATTTAGAGATGTGTATTGAATATAGAGATGTGTAAATAAAATCTCTCTTTATCATTCAATTTAATTGTgcagtttttttattattattatttttacatcAACAACTGAGTTATTGAGATTAATCAGATTATACAACTTGAAAAATAGATAATAATGTCACTAGAGCAAATGGTATTGGACAAGTTAATTGTGTAGTTGCACAGTCGGTCTTACTTCTGCTTGTGAATTCAATGGACAGGCATGAAGCAAAGTTCATCAAGGAAATTATAAATGCTGAGATTAACAAACAACTGACCAATACACAGTTGTTCATAGCCGACTACCAAGTTGGATTAAACTCTCGCGCGGAAAAGATTATAAATCACTTAAATATTGGAAAAAATGATGCTGATGTTCGCATGGTTGGAATTTTGGGGATGTCTGGAGTGGGTAAAACTACAGTTGCCAAAGTCATTTATAACGAATTATATCATACATTTAGAGGTCAGATTAGTTTCCTTGAAAAAGTGAGGGAAACCCAACATCTGGTTGATTTGCAAAGACAACTTCTTGTTGATATCTTGAATGGGACCAAGATAACTATTAGTAATGTCTCTGCAGGGATCATTGAGATAAAAAGAAGACTTGGAAGCAAAAGGGTACTTgttataattgatgatgtagatCATTCAGACCAGCTAAAAGCCTTAGCTATCAAACGAGACTCGTTTGGTGCAGGGAGTAGGATTATTATAACAACCAAAGATGAACATTTTCTTAGGCAACTCCATGTGGATAGCATATACCATGCTGAACAAATGAATAAAGAAGAAGCACTTGAGCTCCTTAGTTGGCATGCATTTGGAAATTGTGGTCCTGATAGAGAATATCTTGAGCTTGCAAGAAAAGTAGTGGATTATTGTGGAGGTTTGCCACTGGCTATCCAAGTTTTAGGTTCTTTTCTATGTACAAGAAGCACAGGAGAATGGGAAAGTACAGTTGAGAAATTGAAAAGAATACCCCCTCGTGAAATCCAGGAAAAGCTCAAAATAAGCTATGATGGGCTAGGTGATGATACAGAGAAGGATATATTCCTTGACATATCTTGCTTTTTTATTGGAATGGACAAGAACTATGTCACACACGTGCTGGATGGCTGTGGCTTTTCTTCAGAAATTGGGATCCGAGTCCTCCATGAACGGTGCCTTATAACTTCTCATCAAGGACAAAAGCTGATGATGCATGACTTGGTTCGAGACATGGGCAGGGAAATTGTGCGAGCAAAATCCCCTAACAACCTTGGGAAACGTAGCAGATTGTGGCATCCTGATGATGTGAAATCTGTGTTGACAAACAATACTGTAAGTAGTACTTCCCAGTCAAATTCTATATAATATGCATGTATTTAGCTCACGAGTAGCATATCCAGTAAATTGCATGCTAGCTAGAGTCCACTTTATTCACAATATCGATCACTACAATGTTCTGCAGTTGCATTTAATTTGGTTCAATAAGTACCAAGCATGGCGCTGAGTTATAATTAAGAAAGGGTTTAGAATTGTTTACAGTGGTTTTGGACTAGGATAAGGGCTTTATCAACTCCCCTGTAAAACAAAACTCCTAAACCCTAACTGCCATATAACAGAACCCAGCAAGTACAATCCATTCACCAAAACTGATTCATCTCTATGTTGGATCTATGGTTTGAGATATCCTTAGTCTAAACCTTATGGATCAGAGTTATGGGTTGCAATTCATTGCTCTGCTTCATTTGTATAAATCATTTTTTTCACAGGAAAATAATCTTATCCTACATGCTGTCTTTTCTTTCATAGGGAACTAAGAGAATTGAAGGAATTATTCTAGATTTGGCAGACTCTGAAGATAGTGGTTTCACTACAGAAGCATTTAAAGAAATGCAGAATCTGAGATTGCTCCAACTCAATTACGCAAATCTTACTGGAGGCTACGAGTTCTTTTGTAAAGAGATAAGATGGCTTTGTTGGCATGGCTTCCCTCTATCGGTCATACCAAAGGAATTTTATCAACCAAACCTAGTTGCTATTGACCTGCGGTTTAGCAAGCTGACGCACGTTTGGGAGGATACTGGGGTATAATATAGCTCAACCAGCTTGCTTTCTAATTTTCTATATATCTATCTAcattctacacacacacacacacacacacacagatatatctTCTATTTAGGTTTTAGGTTGATTAAATTTCGCATTAATTTGTCCACCAGGTGCTCGAGAATTTGAAGATTTTAAATCTCGGTCATTCCCACTACCTACTGGAATCACCAGACTTTTCAAAACTCCCAAATCTCGAGAAATTGATACTTAAAGACTGTAAGAGTTTATCCAAAGTTCACAAGTCCATTGGACATCTTAAAAGACTTGTTTTGGTAAACTTGAAAGACTGCAAAGTTCTCAAGGCTCTCCCAGGTAGTTTCTATAAGTTGAAAACTATTAAAACTCTGGTGCTTTCTGGCTGTTCAAGATTTGAAAAGTTTGGAAAAAACTTAGGAAATATGGAATCATTGACAACTCTTCAAGCAGATAAGACAGCCCTAACAAAAGTACCATCTGTAGGTAACTTATATTGTTTAAGGGAACTGTCTCTTGTAGGCTGCAATTTACATGAAGTTCCTAAGGATCTTGGGAGTCTATCTTTTTTAGAAGATTTAGATCTAGGAGGTAATAGTTTTGATAGCTTTCCGGACCTCAGTCGCCTTTCCAGTCTTTCTGATCTATCATTGCCAAATTGCAATTTGACTAATGATGCAATTGATTCTATGAATCTTGGGAGTCTGTCAGGGTTACATTCTTTAAATTTGGACAACAACAATTTTGGTAGCCTTCCAAGCCTGAGTGGTCTTCTTCAGCTTACATGTCTTCGCATGGCTGGTTGTACAAAACTTGAAGAGATCAATGGTTTACCAACTAGTTTACATATCCTGAACGCAGATGAGTGCACTGCACTGAGAAGGATGCCAAATTTTTCGGAGATGAAGATGCAGAGGTTAAAACTAAATAATTCTCCCCAACTCATTGAGTTTCCTGGCTTGGAGAAGTCATTAAACGTTGCCATGCGACTGACGATGATGGCACACAACAATTTCACAAATTACCTTCTTAAAGACAGCACTCTGGaggttcctctctctctctctctctctctctctcttgtatGGCATTCACGAATTCTGACGgacaagcatatatatatatatatatatatatatatatatatatatcctatccaaaGCGAGGTCTTGCTCTAAAATTAAAGTGCGCTTTTAGAGTTTAGGGCCACCTTtggttgcatatccacatctcgaccgttcagtttttaggtactaatgtatagatcatctcagtaaaatttcaaccaaattaatggttgttaaggcattgataactgccttaaagttagtatggttcaggttggacagattcagttcgtccattggtttaagcgagttagatatcttaaaattatcaatttggctgaaattttgcagagatgatatatacattagtacctaaaaattgaatggtCGAAATCTGGATAtgaaaccgaaaagtgaccttaaactctaacctcgcactttaatttcagagcgatctagatggatatatatatatatatatatatatatatatagtctttCTATGCTAAGTATCTTCGGATTTCCGACTCaattttcgatcgcatatccacatctcgaccgttaagtttttaggtcttactgtatagatcacttttgcaaattttcagtcaaattgatgattgttaagatatcgaactagattaaatcaatgaacaaactgaatctgtctaacctgaaccgttcgtgttcataattgtaaatcacagttttgaatgctttaatgattatcagtttggctgaaaatttgcaaaaatgatctactcatatataaaaactgaacggttaatatgtggatatgcgatcgaaaagtgagtctattaAAGGAAATCCAATCTAAGATCTAAGGAGGTCTTTAGCATAGaaagactatatatatatatatatatatatatatatacagattttatccagtgcggagctctgctttgaaattaacgtgtgaagttcgagttttgggtcacttttcggtcgcatatccacatctcgaccgttcagtttttaggtactagtgtatagatcatctctgtaaattttcagccaaattgatgatcgttaaggtatctaacttgcttaaaccaatggacggattgaatctgtcaacctgaaccgtgctagctttaagacagttatcaatgccttaacgatcatcattttggctgaaaatttgcatagatgatctatacactagtacctaaaaacttaacggtaaagatgtggatatgcgaccgaaaagcgaccaaaaactcgaacatactggtcggttcgggttccgcggtttaagtaaaagagaaaccaaaccaatcCAATTCacaaatggtttggttcggtattgaaccggcttttaatttttaaagttaaaaaattttaaccaaaccatatttaccggtcggttttaaccggtttggccggtttgtactgtgttttgcacacccctaatcGAAACAAAAATTTGCAAGAATTTATGATAAGTGGATATCACAAAAACTAAATCTTGGTCCATATGCATGGTATAGGGATGGATCGGGGCTGGTGACATTTTGGTTGGCGGAAATGAAATTCCAAAGTGGTTTGAGTACATCACAGAGGACGGTGGCCAAGTCCATTTTAGAGTGCCTCAAGAGATTGGTTGCGATCTTAAAGTGTTGGCTGTTTGCGTGGTCTATTCTGCTAATTCGGCAGATTCCAGCCAAGGGCTTTATGACTTCTTCTTTTATGTTGTCAATCATACCAAGCGTACTAGTTTCAAAGCGGAGACAGATATTGCCTTTGCAAGAAATTCCCATGAATACTATCTTTGGCTGGGACATTTATCAAATGATGAGTTCAAATTGGGAGGCGGCGACTTGGTCGATCTTGTTGCAGTTATTCCATATGAAGAGTTCAGGGTGGAGAAAATAGGCCTGCGTCTGTTGTCTGACAGATGTATCAGTTCCTATCCCAAGCCGATGTGGTATGATGTAATCCCATACTATCAAGGCCTACTGAATATTACTATTTATGAATGtgatgatgaggaagaggaggaggaaggacCGAGCCATGTCCCATCGAAAGAGCACCAACCTTTCAACAGAAGGGAATCTGATGACAATGCGAGTATGGAAACGAGTACAGATGAAGAATCCTTGGCGGACCAGGATACTCCTGTCTTAGGAAATACATGGATCGCCATTTTTTCAAAACTGTGTTGTTGCCTGCCTTCCATAAATTCCTCATAATCAAAGTTAACTCTCTGTCCTCAGTGCCAAATCAAGCTAGCTTCTCTCGATCAGCTGTGAATTTTAGTTTCCTACGTCGTCTTTGTGATTAAATTGGCTTTGGCTTGATTTTCCTGGTCTAAACTTCAACATTATTGGTTATTCCGTGTAACCAAAAAACCACAGCATACCGGCAAGTAGAACAGTTTGCAGTAGTTGAACACGGACTTTTGCAATGGCAATGCAGCACCTTTACCAAGTGATATACAGCAACTTTTAGCTTGCTAATACAAATTATGAGCTATGCCCGTAATTAATTAGCATCCGTTGTACAAAGCAGGCAGAATTTGACTGCAACAGGGGGGAAATTACTAAGAAAATAGTCTAAGCGGATAGGCTGCTATAGTGCTACAATTACCCTGGCATCCAaccatcaataaaaaaaattcaatcataAATTATACCATGAATATCAGTAACAAATGTAATAGCTTCCCATGAATATTTAGGCAGGGACATGTATCAATGCGTTCAATTTGGAGAGTGGTGATCAGGTTAAGATTACTGATCTTAGGGgcaaaaagggaaaaaaaatctagAAGACTCCAAATATATAATGGTTAACTATTATTGTCCCAtgtcttctttaattttttaagaTCATTTTACCCTTTAATTagttaagagttttttttttttttttttttttgtcgccTCTCAAATGGGTCTCTCGATTTTTCAAGCTTTTACCAAAATCATTTTAAAAtcccttctttctttttccaaatCCTCACATTGGTAATCCAAGACCCTATGTTGAACATCCATCTAGGCTCTTATGCAATCCTAATCCCAGTTTTATGTCTGAGAGATTAAGATGCATTAGAGCAGATGCACAAAAGGACCAATTGGGTGACCAATTGGAGAAAATGGTCAGTCTTGGCCATGCAGCAGGCAGTGGCGGAACTATTAAGGGGCCAGAGGTGGCCCTGGCCCCCCTCAAACTTTTGAATTGCAAATGTGGGAACATGTAATTGGTAAGTGAATTAGACAAGAATCATGGAATTCCCCACCCCCCCTTCTCTGGATTGTGTAGAAAaagtataaaaaataataatttttaacaCTTGTGTGGTACAATATCTATAAcctattaataaattttttgaaaaactaaaaagaagacATAAATAGATGCTATGAAAGAATACATTGGTACGTAGCTCAAAAATTACTATTAAAGCTTTCTTTATAAATGTTAAATATGTTTTGCATTAAATTGtcttctaataaaaaaaaaattaaaaatttgttaaACATATTTCACAATTTTTCGGCCCCCCCAAATACAACCTTCTAGTTCCGCCACTGGCAGCAGGAAAAGATTGCCCAGGCAATCACTAGGGGCCACATGAGACCACTTGCCCATGCAATTTGTTTGTTAATCCTTAGAGCAGATACACCAAAGGACCAATTGGGTGGCCAATTGGAGAAGAGGGCCAGTCTTGGCCATGCAAAGGGAAAAGATTGCCTAGGCAATCACTAGGGACCACTTGCCCAGGCAATTGGTTTGCTAATCCTTAGTCACCGAATTGCCCGACCTTTGGTGGTGGGCTCCACAAGCACGTGGGCCTGCTGCCAAcaactctctcttttttctaacCTATACTTTTGTGTAATTTAATCATAGCCGTTGGATCTTTCGATCCAATGGCTGCGATTAAATGATCGATAATGGTAATTTTGATTTTCACCCTAAAAAATAATCCGGAATGTAAAAAGAAatcttaaaattttttttttttaaattttataaatACCTATTCCCTCAtcttaattattaattatctaattaattaaattataagtttaacattatttagaattaatgaattattcaaatttgaagtgtgaatagtgGATTGGCAGACACGTTGCCTTTCATTGGTGCATTGCGTAAGCTAGAGGCAATTAATAATTTGGGATGAATAGTGGATTGGTAATACCAAGGCAAATCAGCAATTGCCCTTGAGAAGGGGTAAATTTGTAATTCAAATGAATTTTGAGTTCAGTATCATTATGGGAAATATTTTTTGGACCCTCAACTTGTGGGGAAAATTTTAAGGAACTTTGTCCTTATTGGTCAAAGACCCAAAAGAACGTGAAAGTTTCCTTGTCACCCACTTCTACAATTTTTTTCATATTTatgtatttcttcttttctcattttttcattaattattattatgatGGTTATTTTgagtcaatatatatatatatatatatatatatatagatgagaACTTTAAAACAAGGTAAAAAGGGGTAAAAGAACCGGATATTGATGCACAGAATGTAGTGCTATAGTCTTTGAATCCTCGAGTCTCGGATAGTATGAACCAGTCCTTGTTGGCTCCTTATAGTGTCGAGGAGGTTAAGATTGCTCTCTTTCAGATGCACCCTTCGAAAGCTCCTGGCCCAGATGGTATGTCTCCTTTCTTCTTCCAGAAGTATTGGGACTTAGTGAGCTCAGAGGTTAGTAGGGTAGTGATTTCTTTTCTAACCAATCAAGAGATGCCTCATGATT contains these protein-coding regions:
- the LOC112175189 gene encoding disease resistance protein RUN1 isoform X1, translating into MATGAIQKVPCYSYSPSSSSSSRRWTYDVFLSFRGEDTRKGFTGHLHMALKEAGINAFIDDQLRRGEDITAELVQAIEGSRISVIVFSRRYADSGWCLEELVKIMECRTTLGQMVLPIFYDVDPSVVRRQTGIFADAFKKHEERFREDKVKVQRWRDALTEAANLSGHHLADGHEAKFIKEIINAEINKQLTNTQLFIADYQVGLNSRAEKIINHLNIGKNDADVRMVGILGMSGVGKTTVAKVIYNELYHTFRGQISFLEKVRETQHLVDLQRQLLVDILNGTKITISNVSAGIIEIKRRLGSKRVLVIIDDVDHSDQLKALAIKRDSFGAGSRIIITTKDEHFLRQLHVDSIYHAEQMNKEEALELLSWHAFGNCGPDREYLELARKVVDYCGGLPLAIQVLGSFLCTRSTGEWESTVEKLKRIPPREIQEKLKISYDGLGDDTEKDIFLDISCFFIGMDKNYVTHVLDGCGFSSEIGIRVLHERCLITSHQGQKLMMHDLVRDMGREIVRAKSPNNLGKRSRLWHPDDVKSVLTNNTGTKRIEGIILDLADSEDSGFTTEAFKEMQNLRLLQLNYANLTGGYEFFCKEIRWLCWHGFPLSVIPKEFYQPNLVAIDLRFSKLTHVWEDTGVLENLKILNLGHSHYLLESPDFSKLPNLEKLILKDCKSLSKVHKSIGHLKRLVLVNLKDCKVLKALPGSFYKLKTIKTLVLSGCSRFEKFGKNLGNMESLTTLQADKTALTKVPSVGNLYCLRELSLVGCNLHEVPKDLGSLSFLEDLDLGGNSFDSFPDLSRLSSLSDLSLPNCNLTNDAIDSMNLGSLSGLHSLNLDNNNFGSLPSLSGLLQLTCLRMAGCTKLEEINGLPTSLHILNADECTALRRMPNFSEMKMQRLKLNNSPQLIEFPGLEKSLNVAMRLTMMAHNNFTNYLLKDSTLEGWIGAGDILVGGNEIPKWFEYITEDGGQVHFRVPQEIGCDLKVLAVCVVYSANSADSSQGLYDFFFYVVNHTKRTSFKAETDIAFARNSHEYYLWLGHLSNDEFKLGGGDLVDLVAVIPYEEFRVEKIGLRLLSDRCISSYPKPMWYDVIPYYQGLLNITIYECDDEEEEEEGPSHVPSKEHQPFNRRESDDNASMETSTDEESLADQDTPVLGNTWIAIFSKLCCCLPSINSS
- the LOC112175189 gene encoding disease resistance protein RPV1 isoform X2; translation: MATGAIQKVPCYSYSPSSSSSSRRWTYDVFLSFRGEDTRKGFTGHLHMALKEAGINAFIDDQLRRGEDITAELVQAIEGSRISVIVFSRRYADSGWCLEELVKIMECRTTLGQMVLPIFYDVDPSVVRRQTGIFADAFKKHEERFREDKVKVQRWRDALTEAANLSGHHLADGHEAKFIKEIINAEINKQLTNTQLFIADYQVGLNSRAEKIINHLNIGKNDADVRMVGILGMSGVGKTTVAKVIYNELYHTFRGQISFLEKVRETQHLVDLQRQLLVDILNGTKITISNVSAGIIEIKRRLGSKRVLVIIDDVDHSDQLKALAIKRDSFGAGSRIIITTKDEHFLRQLHVDSIYHAEQMNKEEALELLSWHAFGNCGPDREYLELARKVVDYCGGLPLAIQVLGSFLCTRSTGEWESTVEKLKRIPPREIQEKLKISYDGLGDDTEKDIFLDISCFFIGMDKNYVTHVLDGCGFSSEIGIRVLHERCLITSHQGQKLMMHDLVRDMGREIVRAKSPNNLGKRSRLWHPDDVKSVLTNNTGTKRIEGIILDLADSEDSGFTTEAFKEMQNLRLLQLNYANLTGGYEFFCKEIRWLCWHGFPLSVIPKEFYQPNLVAIDLRFSKLTHVWEDTGVLENLKILNLGHSHYLLESPDFSKLPNLEKLILKDCKSLSKVHKSIGHLKRLVLVNLKDCKVLKALPGSFYKLKTIKTLVLSGCSRFEKFGKNLGNMESLTTLQADKTALTKVPSVGNLYCLRELSLVGCNLHEVPKDLGSLSFLEDLDLGGLHSLNLDNNNFGSLPSLSGLLQLTCLRMAGCTKLEEINGLPTSLHILNADECTALRRMPNFSEMKMQRLKLNNSPQLIEFPGLEKSLNVAMRLTMMAHNNFTNYLLKDSTLEGWIGAGDILVGGNEIPKWFEYITEDGGQVHFRVPQEIGCDLKVLAVCVVYSANSADSSQGLYDFFFYVVNHTKRTSFKAETDIAFARNSHEYYLWLGHLSNDEFKLGGGDLVDLVAVIPYEEFRVEKIGLRLLSDRCISSYPKPMWYDVIPYYQGLLNITIYECDDEEEEEEGPSHVPSKEHQPFNRRESDDNASMETSTDEESLADQDTPVLGNTWIAIFSKLCCCLPSINSS